A genome region from Brassica oleracea var. oleracea cultivar TO1000 chromosome C2, BOL, whole genome shotgun sequence includes the following:
- the LOC106320454 gene encoding splicing factor 3A subunit 3 encodes MSSTLLEQTRSNHEEIERLERIIVQDLQTEPSSSKDRLVQGHRVRNMIQSIMRTTEKLVETYEDKDGAREDEIAALGGHTATGINVYSAFYDRLKEIREYHRKYPSGPLVDASADYEALLKVEPVISFSGEEGAGRYLDLHDLYNQYINSKFGERVEYSVYLDVFSQPEKISRKLKFSRQYKKYMEALLEYLVNFFQRTEPLQDLDKMLSKVETDFEEQFADGKVVGWENHGQENEPQPQHSVIDLDYYTTAEELIEVGPEKLKEALGALGLKVGGTLQQRAERLFLTKDTPLEKLDKKHFAKPIVKQNGDAKSTQEPDSGKQIALTEAKVKKLCSLLDETIERTKQNIVKKQALTYEEMEEEREGEEERAEEESDDEEGDFYNPLKLPMGWDGKPIPYWLYKLHGLGQKFECEICGNSVYMGRRAFERHFKEFQHQHGMRCLGIPNTKNFNEITSIEEAKELWKKIQERQGVNKWRPELEEEYEDREGNIYNKKTYSDLQRQGLI; translated from the exons ATGTCGTCGACACTCCTCGAGCAAACTCGCTCCAATCATGAGGAGATCGAAAGACTGGAGCGAATCATCGTCCAAGATCTGCAAACCGAGCCGTCGTCGAGCAAGGATAGATTGGTACAGGGCCACCGCGTCCGCAACATGATCCAATCCATCATGCGCACCACGGAGAAGCTC GTTGAGACCTATGAAGATAAGGATGGGGCTAGGGAAGATGAGATTGCAGCGCTTGGTGGCCACACTGCAACAGGGATCAACGTGTATAGTGCATTTTATGATCGTTTGAAAGAG ATACGTGAGTATCATAGAAAGTACCCTTCTGGACCTCTTGTTGATGCCAGTGCTGACTATGAAGCACTTCTGAAGGTGGAACCTGTTATTTCGTTCAGTGGAGAG GAAGGCGCGGGTCGGTACTTGGACTTGCATGATCTGTATAACCAGTACATTAACTCCAAATTTGGGGAAAGGGTTGAGTATTCTGTTTACCTTGATGTCTTTTCTCAACCAGAGAAAATATCGCGTAAACTGAAGTTTTCAAG GCAATACAAGAAGTATATGGAAGCTCTGCTAGAGTACTTGGTCAACTTTTTCCAGCGAACGGAGCCGTTGCAGGACCTTGACAAAATGCTTTCCAAG GTTGAGACTGATTTTGAAGAGCAATTTGCAGATGGAAAAGTAGTAGGATGGGAGAACCATGGCCAAGAGAATGAACCACAGCCACAGCATTCTGTCATTGATCTTGATTACTACACCACAGCCGAGGAGTTGATAGAAGTGGGACCTGAAAAGCTCAAGGAG GCGCTTGGGGCTCTGGGGCTGAAAGTTGGTGGTACTCTGCAGCAGCGTGCGGAGAGACTTTTCCTTACAAAG GATACGCCTTTGGAGAAGCTGGATAAGAAACATTTTGCCAAACCCATCGTGAAACAAAACGGAGATGCCAAATCAACGCAGGAGCCCGACAGTGGTAAACAGATTGCACTAACAGAGGCCAAAGTGAAGAAACTCTGCAGTTTACTTGATGAG ACAATCGAAAGGACGAAACAAAACATTGTAAAGAAGCAGGCCTTGACGTATGAGGAGATGGAGGAAGAACGCGAGGGTGAGGAAGAACGTGCAGAAGAAGAAAGTGATGACGAGGAAGGTGACTTTTACAATCCGCTGAAGCTGCCAATGGGTTGGGACGGGAAGCCTATACCATACTGGCTCTACAAGCTTCATGGACTTGGCCAG AAATTCGAATGCGAGATATGTGGAAACAGTGTCTACATGGGCAGAAGGGCTTTTGAAAGACATTTTAAAGAGTTTCAACACCAACATGGAATGCGTTGCTTAGGGATCCCAAACACAAAGAACTTCAACGAAATCACTTCAATTGAG GAAGCGAAAGAGTTGTGGAAGAAGATACAGGAGAGGCAAGGGGTTAACAAATGGAGGCCAGAACTTGAAGAAGAGTATGAAGATCGTGAAGGTAACATCTACAACAAGAAGACTTACTCTGATCTCCAACGTCAAGGTCTCATCTGA
- the LOC106323060 gene encoding glycine-rich RNA-binding protein 4, mitochondrial yields MAALARIGGRYLKSVGVINASGSCFVDQRRGVATKLFVGGLSFYTTEQGLSEAFSQCGQVVEAQIVMDRVSDRSKGFGFVTFASDDDARKALTEFNGQQLNGRVIFVDYAKAKQTFGGGGGGLPIARGPPGPGEAAAATSEPLNIE; encoded by the exons ATGGCGGCGCTCGCAAGGATCGGTGGCCGGTATTTGAAATCCGTCGGCGTGATTAACGCTTCCGGCTCGTGTTTCGTCGATCAACGCCGTGGAGTTGCCACTAAGCTCTTTGTAGGCG GATTATCGTTTTACACTACAGAGCAAGGGTTGTCAGAGGCATTTTCACAATGTGGCCAAGTTGTTGAAG CTCAAATAGTAATGGATAGAGTCTCTGATAGATCCAAAGGGTTCGGTTTTGTGACGTTTGCTTCTGATGACGATGCGAGGAAGGCTTTGACGGAGTTTAATGGACAG CAATTAAACGGTCGTGTAATATTCGTGGACTACGCTAAGGCGAAGCAAACTTTTGGTGGCGGTGGTGGTGGCTTACCGATAGCTAGAGGACCGCCTGGGCCAGGGGAAGCAGCTGCAGCAACATCTGAGCCATTGAACATCGAGTAA
- the LOC106323059 gene encoding protein trichome birefringence-like 9, with translation MDHHQQQLFSLCSVPYVFNIKKHFFVSLFSLSLLIFSTLVIFNLVGSSSFEPLLRFGLSSPSSQNSTKDCDYSKGRWVRRTSSSSLIYGEECRFLDSGFRCRKNGRKDSDYLNWRWQPHGCDLPRFNGSDFLERSRNGRIVFVGDSIGRNQWESLMCMLSQAVPNKSEIYEVYGSPITKHKGFLSMRFPQQNLTVEYHRTPFLVVIGRPPEHSPQEVKTTVRVDKFNWQSKRWVGSDVLVFNSGHWWNEEKTVLAGTYFEEGRKVNKTMGAMEAFAKSLKTWKSWVLEKLDPDKSYVFFRSYSPVHYRNGTWNLGGLCDAETGPETDKRRMEPDAAHNRYIYEAIEEMKYQHSKVKFLNITYLTEFRKDGHPSRYREGGTPVDAPQDCSHWCLPGVPDTWNEILYAQLVSMNYRTK, from the exons ATGGATCATCATCAACAACAACTCTTCTCTCTCTGCTCAGTTCCATACGTTTTCAACATCAAGAAACATTTCTTCGTCAGCCTTTTTTCACTTAGCCTCCTCATCTTCTCAACCCTCGTCATCTTCAACCTCGTCGGCTCCTCCTCCTTCGAGCCTCTTCTGCGTTTCGGATTGTCGTCGCCCTCATCGCAAAACTCAACAAAGGATTGTGATTACTCCAAAGGAAGATGGGTTCGTCGAACATCATCATCATCATTGATATACGGAGAAGAGTGTCGCTTTCTTGATTCAGGTTTTCGTTGTCGCAAGAACGGAAGAAAAGATTCTGATTATCTAAACTGGCGATGGCAACCACACGGCTGCGATCTCCCACG GTTTAACGGAAGTGATTTTCTGGAGAGGAGTAGGAACGGGAGGATAGTGTTCGTGGGAGATTCCATTGGAAGAAACCAATGGGAATCACTCATGTGCATGCTCTCACAAGCAGTACCTAACAAGTCAGAGATCTATGAAGTGTATGGGAGCCCCATAACCAAACACAAAGGCTTTCTCTCGATGCGGTTTCCTCAGCAAAACCTCACGGTTGAGTATCACAGAACACCGTTCCTTGTCGTCATTGGCCGGCCACCGGAACACTCACCGCAAGAGGTCAAAACCACAGTGAGAGTCGACAAGTTCAACTGGCAATCAAAGAGATGGGTGGGGTCAGATGTTCTTGTCTTCAACTCAGGGCACTGGTGGAACGAAGAGAAGACCGTGTTAGC AGGAACATACTTTGAAGAGGGAAGGAAAGTGAACAAGACAATGGGAGCAATGGAGGCGTTTGCGAAGTCTCTGAAGACATGGAAGTCATGGGTTTTGGAGAAACTTGATCCTGACAAGAGCTATGTCTTCTTCAGAAGCTACTCTCCAGTGCACTACAGAAACGGGACATGGAACCTGGGAGGTCTATGTGATGCAGAGACTGGTCCTGAGACTGATAAGAGGAGAATGGAACCTGATGCAGCTCACAACAGATATATCTATGAAGCAATTGAAGAGATGAAGTATCAACACAGTAAGGTTAAGTTTCTCAACATTACATATCTGACAGAGTTTAGGAAAGACGGTCATCCTTCTCGGTATAGAGAGGGTGGTACTCCTGTTGATGCTCCTCAAGACTGCAGCCACTGGTGCTTACCAGGCGTACCTGACACGTGGAATGAGATTCTCTATGCGCAGCTGGTGTCAATGAATTATAGAACAAAGTGA